From Demequina lutea, a single genomic window includes:
- the aroQ gene encoding type II 3-dehydroquinate dehydratase, translated as MNNVLVVNGPNLGRLGTREPVKYGSTTHDELAALVMEWGAEVGLEATLRQSDDETDLVHWMHEAVDNGWHVILNPAAFTHYSYALRDACALVTAAGLTLVEVHLTNPHAREEFRHASVISGVATGTIAGLGVDSYRLALQAVAHRVG; from the coding sequence ATGAACAACGTCCTCGTCGTCAATGGTCCCAACCTGGGGCGTCTCGGCACGCGTGAGCCCGTGAAGTACGGCTCCACGACCCACGATGAGCTGGCGGCGCTGGTGATGGAGTGGGGAGCTGAAGTGGGCCTCGAGGCCACGCTTCGCCAGTCCGACGACGAGACCGACCTGGTGCATTGGATGCATGAGGCGGTCGACAACGGTTGGCACGTGATTCTCAATCCCGCTGCCTTCACGCACTACTCGTACGCGTTACGTGATGCGTGCGCCCTCGTGACGGCGGCGGGCCTCACACTCGTCGAGGTGCACCTGACCAACCCGCACGCTCGTGAGGAGTTTCGGCACGCCTCGGTGATCTCCGGTGTGGCAACCGGAACCATAGCGGGCCTGGGTGTCGACTCCTACCGGCTCGCGCTTCAGGCCGTGGCCCACCGCGTCGGCTAG
- the efp gene encoding elongation factor P, producing MATSNDIKNGSVLNLDGNLWTIIDFQHVKPGKGGAFVRTKMKNVMTGKVVDKTFNAGTKLEFETVDRRDMQYLYNDGTDYIFMDPDTFDQVLITPIVLGDAKDFLLENEKVLIATHNGNPLFVEMPASVVLEVTYTEPGLQGDRSSGGTKPATLETGKEIQVPLFLEVGTKVKVNTSTGDYLGRVND from the coding sequence GTGGCGACCTCGAACGACATCAAGAACGGCTCAGTGCTCAACCTCGACGGCAACCTCTGGACGATCATCGACTTCCAGCATGTGAAGCCCGGCAAGGGTGGTGCCTTTGTGCGCACGAAGATGAAGAACGTGATGACCGGCAAGGTGGTCGACAAGACGTTCAACGCCGGCACCAAGTTAGAATTTGAGACCGTCGACCGCCGAGACATGCAGTACCTGTACAACGACGGCACCGACTACATCTTCATGGACCCGGACACCTTCGATCAGGTGCTCATCACGCCGATCGTTCTCGGTGACGCGAAGGACTTCCTGCTCGAAAACGAGAAGGTCCTCATTGCCACGCACAACGGCAACCCGCTCTTTGTGGAGATGCCCGCGTCCGTCGTTCTTGAGGTCACCTACACCGAGCCGGGCCTCCAGGGTGACCGATCGAGCGGGGGCACCAAGCCCGCGACGCTCGAGACGGGCAAAGAGATCCAGGTTCCCCTCTTTCTCGAGGTCGGCACCAAGGTCAAGGTCAACACGAGCACCGGTGACTACCTCGGCCGAGTGAACGACTAG
- the nusB gene encoding transcription antitermination factor NusB, with amino-acid sequence MAARTKARKRAIDILFEADQRGANLSDVLAERIAMSGRETPVPQYGIDIVRGVIDQWLSINALISEAAKEWTMDRMPAVDRAVLRVATWEIVFNDEVPAAVAINEAVDLAADLSTNDSPTFVNGVLGAIARDASAPGAQA; translated from the coding sequence ATGGCAGCACGCACCAAGGCACGCAAGAGGGCAATCGACATCCTCTTCGAGGCCGATCAACGCGGCGCGAACCTCTCCGACGTCCTTGCGGAGCGCATCGCGATGTCAGGGCGCGAGACGCCAGTGCCTCAATACGGCATCGACATCGTCCGTGGTGTGATTGACCAGTGGCTGAGCATCAACGCGCTGATCTCGGAAGCCGCCAAGGAATGGACGATGGACCGCATGCCCGCCGTTGACCGAGCGGTGTTGAGGGTCGCGACGTGGGAGATCGTCTTCAACGACGAGGTGCCAGCCGCCGTCGCTATCAACGAGGCCGTTGACCTCGCCGCGGACTTGTCCACGAACGATTCGCCGACCTTCGTCAACGGCGTCTTGGGAGCAATCGCGAGGGACGCGTCGGCGCCAGGCGCGCAAGCCTGA
- the pyrR gene encoding bifunctional pyr operon transcriptional regulator/uracil phosphoribosyltransferase PyrR → MRRRRSWPVTGIVLTAPDMARAVTRIAHEILERNGGADKLVLLGIPTRGLPLAERLAAKLAEVEPGFDAVARCGALDITMYRDDLHRQPTRAIGATRLPAAGIDAAVVILVDDVFHTGRTIRAALDAVKDLGRPRAVQLAVLVDRGHRELPIRADYVGKNLPTSRSERVDVHLVETDGEDAVILTGGAK, encoded by the coding sequence GTGAGGCGGAGAAGGAGTTGGCCAGTGACTGGCATTGTGTTGACCGCGCCCGACATGGCGCGAGCGGTGACCCGCATTGCACACGAGATTCTCGAGCGCAATGGCGGAGCCGACAAACTCGTCCTCCTCGGCATTCCGACGCGGGGCCTCCCTCTTGCCGAACGGCTTGCGGCGAAGCTCGCCGAGGTCGAGCCAGGCTTCGATGCGGTGGCGAGGTGCGGCGCGCTCGACATCACCATGTATCGGGACGATCTGCATCGGCAACCTACGCGCGCCATCGGCGCGACCAGGCTGCCGGCCGCTGGTATTGACGCCGCCGTCGTGATCCTCGTCGACGACGTCTTCCACACGGGTCGCACGATCCGCGCCGCGCTCGACGCCGTCAAGGATCTAGGCCGACCGCGCGCCGTCCAACTGGCCGTGCTCGTGGATAGGGGCCACCGTGAACTGCCCATCAGGGCGGACTACGTGGGCAAGAATCTGCCTACCTCCCGGTCCGAGCGCGTGGATGTCCACCTCGTGGAGACCGATGGTGAAGACGCCGTGATCTTGACGGGGGGAGCGAAGTGA
- a CDS encoding aspartate carbamoyltransferase catalytic subunit — MKHLLGTKGMTREDAIRILDTAAQMAATQDREIRKLPTLRGKTVVNLFFEDSTRTRISFEAAAKRLSADVINFSAKGSSVSKGESLKDTALTLQAMGADAVVVRHWASGAAYQLAHGGWLHGSVLNAGDGTHEHPTQALLDAYTMRKHLMGDDGARTDGKGLDGLRVAIVGDVLHSRVARSNMHLLTTLGASVALVAPPTLLPVGMDSWPVEVFHGLDDALDARPVDAVMMLRVQRERMTGGGAAFFPSPAEYTRMFGLDSARMARLAEHGIVMHPGPMNRGLEISAEAADSPRSVIVEQVANGVAVRMAALYLLLAGEEQA, encoded by the coding sequence GTGAAGCACCTGCTCGGCACCAAGGGCATGACGCGCGAGGACGCGATCCGCATTCTCGACACGGCAGCGCAGATGGCCGCGACTCAGGACAGGGAAATACGCAAGCTCCCCACCCTGCGCGGCAAGACGGTCGTCAACCTGTTCTTCGAGGACTCGACCCGGACGCGCATCTCGTTCGAGGCCGCGGCAAAGCGTCTGAGCGCCGACGTCATCAACTTCTCGGCCAAGGGATCGAGCGTGTCGAAGGGCGAGAGCCTCAAGGACACCGCCCTGACGCTGCAGGCCATGGGCGCGGACGCCGTGGTGGTGCGGCACTGGGCCTCTGGTGCCGCGTATCAGCTCGCGCACGGAGGCTGGCTCCACGGCAGCGTGCTCAATGCGGGCGACGGCACGCACGAGCACCCCACGCAGGCCCTCCTGGACGCCTACACGATGCGTAAGCACCTCATGGGCGACGACGGGGCTAGGACGGACGGGAAGGGCCTCGACGGGCTCAGGGTCGCCATCGTCGGCGACGTGCTCCACTCGCGCGTGGCCCGCTCGAACATGCACCTGCTCACGACGCTCGGGGCGAGCGTCGCGCTCGTCGCGCCGCCGACGCTGCTGCCGGTAGGAATGGATTCGTGGCCGGTCGAGGTGTTCCACGGCCTGGACGATGCGCTCGACGCGCGGCCCGTCGATGCGGTCATGATGCTCAGGGTCCAGCGGGAGCGCATGACCGGCGGGGGAGCGGCGTTCTTCCCCTCACCGGCCGAATACACGCGGATGTTTGGCCTGGATAGTGCTCGCATGGCGAGGCTGGCCGAGCACGGCATCGTCATGCACCCGGGGCCCATGAACAGGGGTCTCGAGATTTCGGCGGAGGCGGCGGACAGCCCGCGCTCCGTGATCGTCGAACAGGTGGCGAA